A region from the Oceanidesulfovibrio marinus genome encodes:
- a CDS encoding ABC transporter ATP-binding protein yields MSPVLVCRSISQRFGPRDVLVNIDLTLSPGEVLVVRGPSGVGKSTLLRIAAGLTPPTRGSVSMHATRVGVVFQEPRLLPWRTALDNVALPLIACGCPGKEARAKARRMLHRMELNGFSTAHPHELSGGMRQRVSLARALAIEPELLFLDEPFTGLDPKLRQTMLRHLEQYLDQSGAATMHVTHDLVEIPSTATRVLHLTPRGPEFEPAPRHRATNHTHSLPEE; encoded by the coding sequence GTGAGCCCGGTACTTGTCTGCCGTTCCATATCCCAGCGTTTCGGCCCGCGCGACGTTCTGGTCAACATCGACCTGACACTGAGCCCTGGCGAGGTCCTGGTAGTGCGCGGCCCGAGCGGCGTGGGCAAGTCCACCCTGCTGCGCATAGCGGCCGGGCTCACGCCTCCGACCAGGGGCTCCGTCTCGATGCATGCAACGCGCGTCGGCGTGGTCTTTCAGGAGCCGCGGCTGCTGCCCTGGCGCACGGCCCTGGACAACGTGGCCCTGCCCCTTATTGCCTGCGGCTGCCCGGGCAAAGAGGCCAGGGCCAAGGCCCGGCGCATGCTGCACCGCATGGAGCTGAACGGTTTCTCCACGGCGCATCCGCACGAGCTCTCCGGCGGCATGCGGCAGCGTGTGTCTCTGGCCCGGGCCCTGGCCATCGAGCCGGAGCTGCTGTTTCTGGACGAGCCGTTCACCGGCCTTGATCCGAAGCTGCGACAAACCATGCTCCGCCACCTGGAGCAGTACCTCGATCAGTCCGGCGCGGCCACCATGCACGTGACCCATGATCTGGTCGAAATACCGTCCACGGCCACGCGCGTGCTGCACCTCACCCCCCGGGGACCGGAGTTCGAACCGGCGCCGCGTCACCGGGCAACGAACCATACCCATTCACTGCCAGAGGAGTAA
- a CDS encoding ABC transporter permease, which yields MSGQSLAGKLAGVALLIAAWELVSRQVHGIAVASPLETLAALWRFANQPAFLLGDLWTSVWRVVLGFVVGALCGGGLGMIAGFVPFVRSALTPARWMLGSVPGVVVVMLGMLWFGMGSAMVVAIVALMVAPAIFVAVVEGLGSVDAGLLEMARAYRLTPRMRFVNIYCPAMAAPFVSAGIVALGGSMRVAVLAEALGANQGIGHALAVARTNLQTPELYALALLSMALVGIAEMVLLRVARRAFPGGRP from the coding sequence ATGAGCGGTCAGTCCCTGGCCGGTAAGCTGGCCGGAGTTGCTTTGCTGATTGCAGCCTGGGAGCTCGTCTCCCGGCAGGTTCACGGCATTGCCGTGGCCTCGCCGCTGGAAACACTGGCGGCCCTGTGGCGATTCGCGAACCAGCCGGCGTTTCTGCTGGGCGACCTGTGGACAAGCGTGTGGCGCGTCGTCCTGGGCTTCGTGGTCGGAGCGTTGTGCGGCGGCGGGCTGGGCATGATCGCCGGCTTCGTTCCCTTTGTGCGCTCCGCCTTGACGCCCGCGCGCTGGATGCTCGGCAGCGTACCCGGCGTGGTTGTGGTGATGCTGGGCATGCTCTGGTTCGGCATGGGCTCGGCCATGGTTGTGGCCATTGTGGCGTTGATGGTCGCGCCGGCCATTTTTGTGGCTGTCGTGGAAGGCCTGGGCTCCGTGGACGCCGGGCTGCTGGAGATGGCCCGAGCCTACCGCCTGACGCCGCGCATGCGCTTTGTGAATATCTACTGCCCGGCCATGGCCGCGCCCTTTGTCTCCGCAGGCATCGTGGCCTTGGGCGGCTCCATGCGCGTGGCCGTGCTGGCCGAGGCTCTGGGAGCCAACCAGGGCATAGGCCACGCCCTGGCCGTGGCGCGGACCAATCTGCAAACCCCGGAGCTGTACGCCCTGGCCTTGCTCAGCATGGCGCTTGTCGGCATTGCGGAAATGGTGTTGCTCCGTGTGGCGCGCCGGGCGTTTCCAGGAGGCAGGCCGTGA
- a CDS encoding class I SAM-dependent methyltransferase, translated as MGNTVRLEDFSGALSYAPLTECLLGPIRMTLLDAAIELKIADHLDESDDPDVLAARLGVHPQNLRFFLDGLAAMGLVEKKDGRYANTRLAQEYLRTTSDTYLGELLTDLGKMQSCELPQLMALLRDGPPEKADESRQFDEAHWRRSARNLARYQRAGLARMAAEIAASLPEFPAMRRVLDLGGGPGVVCMEIVASKPELEGVICDQPAVIEVAREEIESRGLTGRVTCCAGNYNEIDFGSSYDLIWASHNLYFAKGLQDFMGRLFQGLNPGGVFISAHEGLRNERTGPAQCVLARLPCALEGRNVSFAEGEVADAAKAAGFAGHEKRVVVSPFGEIHVDILRKPGRLAA; from the coding sequence ATGGGCAACACCGTACGTTTGGAAGATTTCTCGGGCGCGCTGTCTTACGCGCCGCTGACCGAGTGCCTGCTGGGCCCGATTCGGATGACCCTGCTTGATGCGGCCATCGAGCTGAAGATCGCCGACCATCTCGACGAGAGTGACGACCCCGACGTTCTTGCCGCGCGGTTGGGCGTACATCCCCAAAACCTGCGCTTTTTCCTGGACGGGCTCGCGGCAATGGGGCTGGTCGAGAAGAAAGACGGTCGCTACGCCAACACCCGGCTTGCGCAGGAGTATTTGCGCACCACAAGTGATACCTATCTCGGCGAGCTGCTCACGGATCTCGGCAAGATGCAGTCCTGCGAGCTGCCGCAGCTCATGGCGCTGCTGCGTGACGGTCCGCCTGAAAAGGCGGACGAGAGCCGCCAGTTCGATGAGGCGCATTGGCGGCGATCCGCCCGCAACCTGGCCCGCTATCAGCGCGCCGGGCTAGCCCGGATGGCGGCCGAGATCGCGGCGTCCCTGCCGGAGTTCCCGGCCATGCGCCGCGTGCTCGACCTGGGCGGCGGACCCGGCGTGGTCTGCATGGAGATCGTCGCCTCCAAACCGGAGCTGGAGGGCGTGATCTGCGACCAGCCCGCGGTGATCGAGGTTGCGCGTGAAGAAATCGAGTCACGGGGCCTGACCGGCCGCGTCACTTGCTGCGCCGGCAACTACAACGAGATCGACTTCGGCAGCTCCTACGACCTGATCTGGGCCAGCCACAACCTTTACTTCGCCAAGGGGTTGCAGGACTTCATGGGCAGACTGTTCCAGGGCCTGAACCCCGGCGGCGTGTTCATCAGCGCCCATGAGGGCTTGCGAAACGAGCGCACCGGGCCGGCCCAATGCGTTCTCGCCAGGCTGCCATGCGCCCTGGAAGGACGGAACGTCTCCTTTGCGGAAGGAGAGGTAGCGGACGCCGCCAAGGCGGCAGGGTTTGCGGGCCACGAAAAACGCGTAGTGGTCTCGCCATTCGGCGAAATCCATGTGGATATCCTTCGCAAACCGGGCAGGCTGGCCGCATGA
- a CDS encoding TonB-dependent receptor, with protein MIRILFFCFALALLCPGMALAAEEAEKSSNSTHEMESLYLQPVTVTATKRTQKAVDVAASISTVSDVEIEELSAWKLGEVLDILPNVHLKSATSGDSIIIRGLSSYDTSLYTPVGLYVDDVPYPLTYMQNLLFQDIERLEVLRGPQGTLYGKNSEAGVVSIVRKAPDNEFRARVFADYGSYSTVRLGGSVSAPLVKDLFFLKADILRYQTNGYMDNDYKDDDRAGMDETSQGRILARLTPTSEIDLRFGLDVSHTEKNIGFLRYATGKAATGPFTVMSDAEDKAHEDSVNPHMVLKYEGDAVELTSVTSYRDYRYGFVSDLDRTSAFVGYSDMDLDQNDFSQEIRVASPDNETFTWLLGAYAGLNDMDVQMNRIRARSPASVFTETDAQESNYALFGQATYTLFKNLRLTAGLRGEFAHSYGEQTRITGAAAFEAYSKTLDYFELLPMVSLSWDVTSNVTAYGSWSNGFLAGGYNYFSADSLGTFFYDPEHTTNYELGLKTNWFSKKLLANISAFYIDIRDKQVREEDPNGGIGVWKYTNAASAHSIGVELELKARPLPGLELTGGLGYSHAVVDDWTVVNDGVPYSYEGKRLPWSPDLNYHVGAGYTHENGLFGKVDLIGAGLQYFDAENSLSQVGYALFNARVGYAAESWDIALWGKNIFDNRYVTKKVKDNAGDILVEDGAPQSFGVSVSWRF; from the coding sequence ATGATCCGCATATTGTTTTTTTGTTTCGCCCTCGCTCTGCTCTGCCCGGGGATGGCCCTGGCCGCAGAGGAAGCTGAAAAATCGAGCAATTCGACGCACGAAATGGAATCGCTCTATCTCCAGCCCGTCACCGTGACCGCCACAAAACGGACCCAGAAGGCGGTTGACGTCGCCGCCAGCATTTCCACCGTGTCGGATGTAGAGATCGAGGAGCTGAGCGCCTGGAAGCTCGGCGAGGTGCTGGACATCCTGCCCAACGTGCATCTGAAAAGCGCCACATCCGGCGACTCCATCATTATCCGGGGCCTGTCCAGCTACGACACCTCGCTCTACACGCCGGTCGGCCTGTATGTGGATGATGTCCCCTACCCGCTCACCTACATGCAGAACCTGCTGTTCCAGGACATTGAGCGCCTGGAGGTGCTGCGCGGGCCGCAGGGCACGCTCTACGGCAAGAACAGCGAGGCCGGCGTGGTCAGCATCGTGCGCAAGGCGCCGGACAACGAGTTCCGGGCCAGGGTCTTCGCCGACTACGGCAGCTACAGCACGGTGCGCCTGGGCGGCAGCGTGAGCGCGCCCCTGGTCAAGGACCTCTTCTTTCTGAAGGCGGATATCCTGCGCTACCAGACCAACGGGTACATGGACAACGATTACAAGGACGACGACAGGGCGGGAATGGACGAAACCTCGCAGGGCCGCATCCTGGCCCGGTTGACCCCCACGAGCGAGATCGACCTGCGCTTCGGCCTGGACGTCTCCCACACCGAAAAAAATATCGGGTTCTTGCGCTACGCCACCGGCAAGGCCGCCACGGGCCCGTTCACGGTCATGTCAGACGCCGAGGACAAGGCCCACGAGGACAGCGTGAACCCGCACATGGTCCTCAAGTATGAGGGCGACGCCGTCGAGCTCACCTCCGTCACCAGCTACAGGGACTACCGCTACGGCTTTGTCTCGGATCTCGACCGCACCTCCGCGTTCGTGGGCTACTCGGACATGGACCTGGATCAGAACGACTTCTCCCAGGAGATACGCGTCGCATCGCCTGACAACGAGACGTTCACCTGGCTCCTCGGGGCGTACGCCGGACTCAACGACATGGATGTCCAGATGAACCGCATCCGCGCCAGGTCCCCGGCCTCGGTCTTCACCGAAACAGACGCGCAGGAGTCCAACTACGCTCTCTTCGGGCAGGCAACCTACACCCTGTTCAAGAACCTCCGCCTCACCGCCGGGCTACGCGGAGAGTTCGCCCACTCTTACGGCGAGCAGACGCGCATCACCGGCGCCGCCGCGTTCGAGGCGTACAGCAAGACGCTGGATTACTTCGAGCTCCTGCCCATGGTCTCTCTGTCCTGGGACGTCACATCCAACGTCACGGCCTATGGCAGCTGGTCCAACGGCTTCCTGGCCGGCGGGTACAACTACTTCTCCGCAGACAGCCTGGGCACCTTCTTCTACGACCCGGAGCACACCACCAACTATGAGCTCGGCCTGAAGACCAACTGGTTCTCCAAAAAGCTCCTGGCCAACATCTCTGCCTTTTATATCGACATCCGCGACAAGCAGGTCCGCGAGGAAGACCCCAATGGCGGCATCGGTGTCTGGAAGTACACCAACGCGGCATCGGCCCACTCCATCGGCGTGGAGCTGGAGCTGAAGGCGCGGCCGCTTCCCGGCCTGGAGCTCACGGGCGGCCTTGGCTACAGCCATGCCGTGGTGGACGACTGGACAGTGGTCAACGACGGCGTGCCCTACTCGTACGAAGGCAAGCGGCTACCCTGGTCGCCGGACCTCAACTACCACGTGGGCGCGGGCTACACCCATGAAAACGGCCTCTTCGGCAAGGTCGATCTGATCGGCGCGGGGCTGCAATATTTTGATGCGGAGAACTCCCTGAGCCAGGTCGGCTACGCCCTGTTCAATGCCCGCGTGGGCTATGCCGCGGAAAGCTGGGACATCGCCCTGTGGGGCAAGAATATTTTCGACAACCGTTATGTGACCAAGAAGGTCAAGGACAACGCCGGGGACATCCTTGTGGAGGATGGCGCTCCCCAGAGCTTTGGCGTGTCCGTATCCTGGAGGTTTTAA
- a CDS encoding helix-turn-helix transcriptional regulator — protein MKYTMNVQSNAQSRDHRVDYRVNSADGVLSDRSRVIHLRPELILNVSDVAPSAEGTFRFEIEQAPIQFGFVISGANRITYHDGKLRGETEVVEGGSSGIFYFAQTSGVIDSVRSTGVCTLSILTTPRFVEEYLHIPSKALPAEFRGILADQPTQFRWSANPHPAKSHILSHILYDRFRGPVHRLFLESRVLELMAMQLEECLGQGAGIQSETVRLTPADMERVRAARDELVRDIENPPTLVELAKAVGMNEKKLKNGFKQVFGKPVFAYYRDYRLDKARELLESNAMTVTEAAYSIGYLSLSHFSRAFRRRFGLNPKEYSRIFGRIS, from the coding sequence ATGAAATACACGATGAATGTCCAAAGCAATGCGCAGTCGCGCGACCACCGGGTAGACTACCGGGTCAACAGCGCGGATGGCGTCCTGTCCGACCGCAGCCGGGTCATCCATTTGCGGCCCGAGCTGATCCTCAACGTCTCGGACGTTGCGCCGAGTGCGGAAGGCACCTTTCGTTTCGAGATCGAGCAGGCCCCCATCCAGTTCGGTTTCGTCATCTCGGGAGCCAACCGCATCACCTACCACGACGGTAAGCTGCGCGGGGAGACCGAGGTCGTGGAGGGCGGCAGCAGCGGCATTTTTTACTTCGCCCAGACCTCCGGGGTCATTGACAGCGTGCGCTCGACCGGCGTCTGCACGTTGAGCATCCTGACCACGCCCCGTTTCGTGGAGGAGTATCTGCATATTCCAAGTAAGGCGCTTCCCGCCGAATTCCGCGGTATCCTGGCGGATCAGCCCACACAGTTCCGCTGGTCCGCCAACCCCCATCCCGCCAAGAGCCACATACTTTCCCATATTTTGTACGACCGGTTCCGCGGCCCTGTGCATCGCCTGTTCCTGGAGAGCCGGGTCCTGGAACTCATGGCCATGCAGCTGGAGGAGTGCCTGGGGCAAGGGGCCGGCATTCAGTCTGAGACGGTTCGTCTCACCCCTGCCGATATGGAGAGAGTCCGGGCCGCCCGCGACGAGCTTGTCCGGGATATTGAAAATCCTCCAACCCTTGTGGAGCTGGCAAAGGCCGTGGGCATGAACGAGAAGAAGCTGAAAAACGGCTTCAAGCAGGTTTTCGGAAAGCCTGTGTTCGCCTACTACCGCGATTACAGGCTGGACAAGGCGCGGGAGCTGCTGGAATCGAACGCCATGACCGTGACCGAGGCGGCGTACAGCATCGGCTATCTGAGCCTGAGCCACTTCAGCCGGGCCTTCCGCCGCCGCTTTGGGCTCAACCCAAAGGAGTACTCGCGGATTTTTGGTCGGATTTCGTGA
- a CDS encoding oligopeptide/dipeptide ABC transporter ATP-binding protein has protein sequence MPQPPVIQVDGVGKTFKAGLLRSHVTTAVRDVSLRIEPGKTLAVVGESGCGKTTLARLVAGLLRPDAGAVMFAGQTITAWPRKQLRRRLQMIFQDADGSLNPNLTAEELLLEPMRLHGSSRVQSRERLPEMLDMVGLTPDLLPRHPHEMSGGQRQRIGLARAMSLEPELVIADEPVASLDRSVQAQILSQLNEFQKRDGVAYLYISHDLATVRALADEVAVMLGGVFVETGPAEDVFRNPAHPYTRLLLDAVDEGIHAGARASGLENQAAANQAAANRGCPLASVCPLASANCTNALPSLVGFEPNRAVRCERVC, from the coding sequence TTGCCACAACCACCAGTGATTCAGGTCGACGGCGTGGGCAAGACCTTCAAAGCGGGTCTGCTGCGCAGCCACGTGACCACGGCGGTGCGCGACGTCTCGCTCCGCATCGAGCCGGGCAAGACCCTGGCCGTGGTGGGCGAGTCCGGCTGCGGCAAGACCACCCTGGCCCGGCTGGTTGCCGGTCTGCTCAGGCCGGACGCCGGGGCGGTCATGTTTGCCGGACAGACGATAACGGCGTGGCCCCGCAAGCAGCTCCGGCGCAGGCTGCAGATGATCTTCCAGGACGCCGACGGCTCGCTCAACCCGAACCTGACGGCGGAGGAGCTGCTGCTGGAGCCCATGCGCCTGCACGGCAGCTCCCGCGTGCAGTCCAGGGAGCGGTTGCCGGAGATGCTGGACATGGTGGGGCTGACCCCGGATCTTTTACCCAGGCATCCGCACGAGATGTCCGGCGGGCAGCGACAGCGCATCGGCCTGGCGCGGGCCATGTCGTTGGAGCCGGAGCTGGTCATCGCGGACGAGCCCGTGGCCTCGCTGGACCGCTCGGTCCAGGCCCAGATTCTCAGCCAGCTCAACGAGTTCCAAAAACGGGACGGCGTGGCCTACCTCTATATCTCCCACGATCTGGCCACGGTCCGGGCCTTGGCCGACGAGGTAGCGGTCATGCTTGGCGGCGTGTTCGTGGAGACCGGTCCGGCCGAGGACGTGTTTCGCAACCCGGCCCATCCCTACACGCGCCTGCTGCTCGACGCTGTGGATGAAGGGATTCATGCCGGTGCGCGCGCAAGCGGCCTGGAGAACCAAGCAGCCGCAAATCAGGCTGCCGCAAACCGGGGCTGCCCCCTGGCGTCGGTCTGCCCTCTGGCGAGCGCAAACTGCACAAACGCCCTGCCCTCGCTTGTGGGGTTCGAGCCCAACCGGGCCGTGCGCTGCGAACGGGTCTGCTGA
- a CDS encoding ABC transporter ATP-binding protein, whose product MSEPASKTNGDLLRVQELTVQFPSPAGVVRAVDGVSLRLRQGERTCLVGESGCGKTILALALLRLLPPGTRLSGQVLFQGVDVLRLSEKAMRRVRRQGMGMIFEQPSAYLNPLFPAGWQVAEAVRLSRGGSRSAAKRRALRLLDMVRIPEAGKRYHLFPHQFSGGMRQRVMIAMALAKDPRLLVADEPTTALDPTVRLGILSLLRECLDETGAACLCITHDWDAARSLCDTAAVMYAGQMLETGPADRVLRTPRHPYAQALRQAMDGRTPRPIPGQAPALTDLPEGCRFQPRCVYSGGACATVLPPLNGGVRCHNHQ is encoded by the coding sequence ATGAGCGAGCCCGCATCCAAGACCAACGGTGATCTGCTGCGCGTCCAGGAGCTGACGGTCCAGTTCCCCAGCCCGGCCGGCGTGGTCCGCGCCGTGGACGGCGTGAGCCTGCGGCTGCGGCAGGGAGAACGGACCTGCCTGGTGGGCGAGTCCGGTTGCGGCAAGACGATTCTGGCCCTGGCCCTGCTGCGGTTGCTGCCGCCCGGCACGCGGCTGTCCGGCCAGGTTCTGTTCCAGGGCGTGGATGTGCTGCGCCTGTCCGAAAAAGCGATGCGGCGCGTACGGCGCCAAGGCATGGGCATGATTTTCGAGCAACCCTCGGCCTATCTCAACCCGCTGTTCCCTGCCGGCTGGCAGGTGGCCGAGGCGGTCCGGCTCAGCCGCGGCGGCTCCAGGTCCGCAGCCAAGCGCCGCGCCCTGAGGCTTCTGGACATGGTCCGCATCCCCGAAGCCGGAAAACGGTACCACCTGTTTCCGCACCAGTTCTCCGGCGGCATGCGCCAGCGTGTGATGATCGCCATGGCCCTGGCCAAGGACCCCAGGCTTCTGGTGGCTGACGAGCCCACCACGGCGCTCGATCCCACGGTGCGCCTCGGCATCCTGTCCTTGCTGCGCGAGTGCCTGGACGAGACCGGCGCGGCCTGCCTCTGCATCACCCACGACTGGGACGCGGCGCGGAGTTTGTGCGATACGGCCGCGGTCATGTACGCGGGGCAGATGCTGGAAACCGGACCGGCCGACCGGGTTCTGCGCACCCCCAGACATCCTTACGCCCAGGCCCTGCGCCAGGCCATGGACGGCAGAACGCCCCGGCCCATTCCGGGGCAGGCCCCGGCCCTGACCGATCTGCCCGAAGGCTGCCGGTTCCAGCCCCGCTGCGTCTACTCCGGGGGGGCCTGTGCGACCGTGCTGCCACCGCTGAACGGAGGAGTGCGTTGCCACAACCACCAGTGA
- a CDS encoding ABC transporter permease: MPAKWRRPGLIAGVVLCLCLAVCAIFAPAIAPHSPDKQHLAHRLEGPSAEFPLGADKLGRCVASRLLYGLRPSLGLAVSVTLLVAVVGVVLGVTAAYFRPLDALLMRIADCFFAFPGIVMALLAISILGPGMVSLVIALALPGWPKYARVARSVALGLREQGYVEATRAIGAGPVYVLRRCILPGVLPPVATIATLGIGGKIIQVAALGFLGLGVQPPTPEWGTMLIKGLPMLGTAPHVALSATTAIAMSVLAFTLLGESLRDALDPRSGLTAWSQLQVAA, translated from the coding sequence ATGCCGGCTAAGTGGCGTCGTCCCGGCCTGATCGCCGGCGTGGTTCTGTGCCTGTGCCTGGCGGTATGCGCGATCTTTGCTCCGGCCATTGCGCCGCACAGCCCGGACAAGCAGCACCTGGCCCACCGCCTGGAGGGACCGAGCGCAGAGTTCCCCCTGGGCGCGGACAAGCTCGGCCGTTGCGTGGCCAGCCGCCTGCTCTACGGGCTGCGGCCCTCCCTGGGCCTGGCTGTCTCGGTCACGCTGCTCGTGGCGGTCGTCGGCGTGGTCCTGGGCGTAACCGCGGCGTACTTCCGCCCGCTGGACGCGCTCCTGATGCGTATTGCCGACTGCTTTTTCGCCTTTCCGGGCATTGTCATGGCCCTGCTCGCCATCAGCATCCTTGGGCCGGGCATGGTCAGCCTGGTCATTGCCCTGGCCCTGCCTGGCTGGCCCAAGTACGCGCGAGTGGCACGCTCCGTGGCCCTTGGCCTGCGCGAACAAGGATACGTGGAGGCGACACGGGCCATAGGCGCGGGGCCGGTGTACGTGCTGCGCCGCTGCATCCTGCCGGGCGTGCTGCCCCCTGTGGCCACCATCGCCACCCTGGGCATCGGCGGCAAGATCATCCAGGTGGCGGCCCTGGGCTTTCTCGGCCTGGGCGTGCAGCCGCCGACCCCTGAGTGGGGCACCATGCTTATCAAGGGGCTGCCCATGCTGGGAACCGCCCCGCACGTGGCGCTTTCCGCCACCACGGCCATCGCCATGAGCGTGCTGGCCTTCACCCTGCTCGGCGAGAGCCTGCGGGACGCCCTGGACCCCCGTAGCGGGCTCACGGCGTGGAGTCAGCTGCAGGTGGCGGCATGA
- a CDS encoding ABC transporter permease, protein MLLFILKRIVSLAPVLFGVSVAAFLSLAWCPGDPAEIALRTLTESETPPKAAVAELREQMGLDRPLYVQYWRWLGRTLHGDLGHSYQTGASVVSEVKRALGPSTLLAGTSTLLAMLIVIPLGALSAARSGSLLDRATMAGSLVAISIPDFCIGILLFLIFSVRLDWLPVAGYGSVVNLILPALTLAVASACITTRLMRTCMVQALEEKYVITARSKGMGEWRVAGLHAMKNALPPVLTYLGAQMGYLFGGAVVVESIFLWPGLGRLLVEAVKARDVYVVQGCILAIACIYVLINLMVDIVQAWVDPRIQAGAHHAG, encoded by the coding sequence ATGCTTCTATTCATACTCAAACGGATCGTCTCGTTGGCGCCGGTGCTGTTCGGCGTCAGCGTGGCGGCTTTTCTCTCCCTGGCCTGGTGTCCTGGCGACCCAGCCGAGATCGCGCTGCGCACCCTGACCGAGTCCGAGACCCCGCCCAAGGCCGCCGTGGCCGAGCTCCGGGAGCAGATGGGGCTGGACCGGCCCCTGTATGTCCAGTACTGGCGCTGGCTTGGCCGGACCCTCCACGGTGATCTGGGCCACTCCTACCAGACCGGCGCGAGCGTGGTCTCGGAGGTCAAACGCGCCCTGGGCCCATCCACCTTGCTGGCAGGAACTTCCACCCTGCTCGCCATGCTCATCGTGATCCCGCTGGGCGCGCTCTCCGCGGCAAGATCCGGCTCCTTGCTGGACAGGGCGACCATGGCCGGCTCGCTGGTCGCCATCTCCATCCCGGATTTCTGCATCGGCATCCTGCTGTTCCTCATCTTTTCGGTCCGGCTCGACTGGCTGCCGGTGGCCGGCTACGGCTCGGTCGTCAACCTGATTCTGCCGGCCCTGACCCTGGCCGTGGCCAGCGCGTGCATCACCACACGGCTCATGCGCACGTGCATGGTCCAGGCGCTGGAGGAAAAGTACGTGATCACGGCCCGCTCCAAGGGCATGGGCGAGTGGCGGGTGGCCGGACTGCACGCCATGAAAAACGCCCTGCCCCCGGTGCTGACCTACCTGGGCGCGCAGATGGGCTATCTGTTCGGCGGCGCCGTGGTGGTGGAGTCCATCTTTCTCTGGCCCGGCCTGGGGCGGTTGCTGGTGGAGGCGGTCAAGGCGCGGGACGTATACGTGGTCCAGGGCTGCATCCTGGCCATCGCCTGCATCTACGTGCTCATTAATCTGATGGTGGACATCGTGCAGGCCTGGGTGGACCCCAGAATCCAGGCTGGAGCGCACCATGCCGGCTAA